A single region of the Triticum dicoccoides isolate Atlit2015 ecotype Zavitan chromosome 2B, WEW_v2.0, whole genome shotgun sequence genome encodes:
- the LOC119366781 gene encoding alpha-amylase/trypsin inhibitor CM2-like, whose translation MASNHVLLSALVLLSILTAAAATIACRPGVGIPPKPLPSCRAYVVQKTCKDTQQTTPGKVASKDPCCLELEAVSEECRWTAIEDFMQGMLRLEGVPEGCTRKDLWEFTMSLVKPELCNLQTITGGPYCGLPPSNDRLADGVQDV comes from the coding sequence ATGGCATCCAACCATGTCCTCCTCTCGGCCCTAGTCCTGCTCTCCATCCTCACCGCCGCTGCAGCCACCATCGCGTGCAGGCCAGGGGTGGGCATCCCGCCCAAGCCACTCCCAAGCTGCCGCGCGTACGTGGTCCAGAAGACCTGCAAAGACACCCAGCAGACCACGCCGGGCAAAGTGGCCTCCAAGGATCCGTGCTGTCTGGAGCTGGAAGCCGTCTCGGAAGAATGTCGATGGACCGCGATCGAGGACTTCATGCAAGGGATGCTCCGCTTGGAGGGCGTTCCTGAGGGGTGCACTAGAAAGGACCTGTGGGAGTTCACCATGTCTCTCGTCAAGCCGGAGCTGTGCAACCTACAGACCATCACCGGCGGGCCGTACTGCGGCCTCCCTCCTAGCAACGACCGTCTTGCCGACGGTGTGcaagatgtgtaa